A region of Chlamydia crocodili DNA encodes the following proteins:
- a CDS encoding phosphoenolpyruvate carboxykinase (GTP), with product MTSAWSNEIQHEGLRQWIQEVAELVTPKDIRICNGSDAEYAEVYSMMQKSGTAIPLNSDLHPNCFLVRSSPEDVARVEQFTFICTTKKEDAGPTNNWRDPQEMRQELEGLFRGCMRGRTLYVIPFCMGPLNSPFSLIGVEITDSPYVVCSMKIMTRMGAEVLKSLGTSGSFHKCLHSVGVPLSPGEKDVAWPCNPKNMRIVHFQDDSSVMSFGSGYGGNALLGKKCVALRLASYIARSQDWLAEHMLIIGVTNPQGQKKYFAASFPSACGKTNLAMLMPKIPGWKVECIGDDIAWIRPGVDGRLYAVNPEFGFFGVAPGTSETTNPNALATCKSNSIFTNVALTSDGDVWWEGLTSQPPEGLIDWHGNPWQPGGAPAAHPNSRFTAPVKQCPVLDPQWNSPEGVPIEAIIFGGRRSETIPLVYEALSWQHGVTIGASMSSATTAAIVGEQGKLRHDPFAMLPFCGYNMAYYFDHWLSFASNTSLKLPKIYGVNWFRKDKDGNFIWPGFSDNLRVLEWIFRRTNGEESIAKKTPIGYLPEESSLNLEGLNLSSQALQDLLSVDVPGWLKEVANVREYCKIFGSDLPQTITDELFRIERELK from the coding sequence ATGACCAGTGCATGGAGCAACGAAATTCAGCATGAAGGTTTAAGACAATGGATCCAAGAGGTTGCTGAATTAGTAACTCCTAAGGATATCCGTATATGTAATGGTTCCGATGCTGAATATGCTGAAGTCTACAGCATGATGCAAAAATCAGGAACAGCTATTCCTCTAAACTCTGATTTACATCCCAACTGTTTTCTAGTGCGTTCTTCTCCCGAAGATGTTGCTCGTGTTGAACAGTTCACTTTTATTTGCACTACAAAAAAAGAAGATGCAGGCCCTACCAATAATTGGCGTGATCCTCAAGAAATGCGTCAAGAACTAGAAGGTCTTTTCCGAGGTTGTATGCGTGGAAGGACTCTCTATGTGATTCCTTTTTGCATGGGACCGTTAAATTCTCCATTTTCTCTTATTGGTGTTGAAATTACCGATTCTCCATATGTTGTTTGTTCTATGAAGATCATGACCCGAATGGGAGCGGAGGTATTAAAATCGTTGGGGACATCTGGTTCCTTCCATAAGTGTTTACACAGTGTGGGAGTCCCTTTATCCCCAGGTGAAAAAGATGTAGCTTGGCCTTGTAATCCTAAGAATATGCGTATAGTACATTTCCAAGATGACAGTAGTGTAATGTCATTTGGTAGTGGTTACGGAGGAAATGCTTTACTGGGGAAAAAATGTGTAGCATTACGCTTAGCTTCATATATAGCTCGTTCGCAAGATTGGCTTGCGGAGCATATGTTGATCATTGGTGTGACTAATCCTCAGGGACAGAAGAAGTATTTTGCAGCTTCTTTCCCTAGTGCTTGTGGCAAAACTAACCTTGCTATGCTTATGCCCAAGATTCCTGGTTGGAAAGTCGAATGTATCGGCGATGACATTGCATGGATACGCCCTGGTGTTGACGGTAGGTTATACGCTGTGAATCCCGAATTTGGTTTTTTTGGTGTTGCTCCAGGAACATCAGAAACTACAAATCCTAATGCTTTAGCCACTTGTAAATCCAATTCGATATTTACTAATGTTGCTTTGACTTCAGATGGAGATGTCTGGTGGGAGGGTTTAACGAGTCAACCTCCTGAAGGTCTTATAGATTGGCATGGTAATCCTTGGCAACCTGGAGGAGCTCCTGCGGCACATCCTAATTCTAGATTCACTGCTCCTGTAAAGCAGTGTCCTGTTTTAGATCCTCAATGGAATAGTCCTGAAGGTGTACCAATAGAGGCGATTATTTTTGGTGGTCGTCGTTCTGAGACTATACCTTTGGTTTATGAGGCTTTAAGTTGGCAACATGGAGTTACCATTGGTGCGAGCATGTCTTCGGCAACTACTGCAGCTATTGTCGGTGAACAAGGGAAGTTACGGCATGATCCTTTTGCTATGTTACCTTTCTGTGGCTACAACATGGCATACTACTTTGATCACTGGTTATCTTTTGCTTCTAACACAAGTTTAAAACTACCAAAGATCTATGGTGTGAACTGGTTCCGCAAGGATAAAGATGGCAATTTTATCTGGCCAGGATTTAGCGACAATCTTCGTGTTTTAGAATGGATTTTCCGAAGAACTAACGGAGAAGAGTCCATCGCTAAGAAAACACCTATTGGTTACTTACCCGAAGAATCTTCTTTAAACTTAGAAGGACTCAACTTATCTTCACAAGCTCTTCAGGATCTACTTTCTGTGGATGTTCCTGGATGGCTGAAAGAGGTTGCTAATGTTCGTGAGTACTGCAAGATTTTTGGATCTGACCTTCCTCAAACAATCACTGATGAATTATTCAGAATAGAAAGAGAATTAAAATAA